Proteins encoded by one window of Chitinispirillum alkaliphilum:
- a CDS encoding Glycerol-3-phosphate ABC transporter, permease protein UgpA, producing the protein MTLCSILVTLCSILVTLCSILVTLCSILVTLCSILVTLCSILVTLCSILVTLCSILVTLCSILVTLCSILVTLCSILVTLCSILVTLCSILVTLCSIYESGIPAATPLWRA; encoded by the coding sequence GTGACACTATGTAGCATACTGGTGACACTATGTAGCATACTGGTGACACTATGTAGCATACTGGTGACACTATGTAGCATACTGGTGACACTATGTAGCATACTGGTGACACTATGTAGCATACTGGTGACACTATGTAGCATACTGGTGACACTATGTAGCATACTGGTGACACTATGTAGCATACTGGTGACACTATGTAGCATACTGGTGACACTATGTAGCATACTGGTGACACTATGTAGCATATTGGTGACACTATGTAGCATATTGGTGACACTATGTAGCATATACGAAAGTGGAATTCCTGCAGCGACGCCCTTGTGGAGGGCCTGA
- a CDS encoding glutamine synthetase family protein has product MSRICDIMSRICDIVSVICDIVSVICDIVSVICDIVSRICDIMSRICDIMSRICDIMSRICDIMSGICDIMSGICDIMSGICDIMSGICDIMSGICDIMSGICDIMSGICDIMSGICDIMSGICDIMSGGSVFWGFYR; this is encoded by the coding sequence ATGTCGCGTATTTGTGACATCATGTCGCGTATTTGTGACATCGTGTCGGTTATTTGTGACATTGTGTCGGTTATTTGTGACATCGTGTCGGTTATTTGTGACATCGTGTCGCGTATTTGTGACATCATGTCGCGTATTTGTGACATCATGTCGCGTATTTGTGACATCATGTCGCGTATTTGTGACATCATGTCGGGTATTTGTGACATTATGTCGGGTATTTGTGACATTATGTCGGGTATTTGTGACATTATGTCGGGTATTTGTGACATTATGTCGGGTATTTGTGACATTATGTCGGGTATTTGTGACATTATGTCGGGTATTTGTGACATTATGTCGGGTATTTGTGACATCATGTCGGGTATTTGTGACATCATGTCGGGTGGGAGTGTTTTTTGGGGGTTTTACAGGTAG